The Vibrio tritonius genomic sequence CATAGGGTTGATTATTCCTTTAATCAAAGAACGGTATACGCTAGAGATTGATTCAAAACCGATTTAACGTGAACTGATAGTCACTGCCAAGTTTTAGACGTTTGACCATATGTTGTTGAGCAGGGCTATATCGTCGCCAATCCCATTCTTTATCGAGTAATACGATGTTGGTTAGCCCAAAGCGCTGCATGTCTGCCAAAGAATAGTCGTATCCTTGGAGTTGATTATCGGTGAAATCCTTTGGGTGTTTCTGCCGCTCAAGTTGGCCATAAACCGTGATGAGGTTATCGACTTTAATACGAGCAAAGAAGGCGGATTCCTTTTTTCGCAACGCGCTAATGGACTGGTTGAATGATTCTTGTAAGTCATCGTCCACCTCCCAATGCTGCTGCCATGCACTGCCGTGCCATAGAAGGATGGAATCTTTGTGAAGATATTTGTGATTGCCAGTGGTCAGAACATAATCAGCGCAAGAAGAAGCACAGAGACGCAGCACTTCTACATCCATCTTGTTTTTTTGAATCCAATTCCCAAGCTCCAGACCGGCTTCAACATCACCACCAAGGCTTGAAACAACCAGTCTGTTGGGCTTATCGCTAACATTATTAAATGCTTCAAATAAAGCCTTGTTATGTTTTTGAGAAATATTTCCAAGGTAAAGCAGTTGGCCGTTTTCCATTCCGACAAAATCACGTGACCATGGTTCATTACTATGATTGGACAAATGACTGCACCCTGCTAGCAGACCTAGGGAAATTATCGAGAATAACTTCATGGTACCTCCTTGACAATGAGCATAAACGAAATGAATACATTAACTGAATTTATACCAAATGTAGAATAGAATAGCGATACCAAAGCCTTTTTAAGTTATTGATTATTAAGTTAGTTATGGTGAATGGGTACACACGATTAAATGCTGTTTTTACAACAAAATAAAAACGTGTGTCCTTTTTAAAATTCTCTCTCTTAAATTAGAATAAAGTAATTAAATTCAATTGGTTATGTGTGAATTTTGACTTCAGCGCAGTGATCCCCCCTCTAACTCCCCCCTTAAAACCAAGGGGGGAGGACCGGCTCGAGCGCGCAGTAATTTATTGGCTCTATTTCATTTTTTAGTGAGCTTTAATATCGGTTTGGGCGTAATGGTCGTAGCGATCTCGATCTGGCCCCCTCCTTCTTTAGAGGGAGGGCTGGGGAGGGAGCTAGCGCGCGCGTAAGTTAATGTATTCGCTGTGTTTTTCTCAATTTTACTTGGCAATTTTTACATTTTTAGGCTTGGACGCTAAACCACTATAAAAAACACCGGAAAGTTATTTGGTGAGACTGGAAATAGACCAAAGTGATTTAGATAAATTTCCTTTAATTCAGTTGGTTATGGTGGGAATGCGGGCTCCTGCGCATGATCCCCCCTCTAACTCCCCCCTTAAAACCAAGGGGGGAGGACCGGATCGAGCGCGCGGAAATTTATTGGCTCTATTTCATTTTTCAGTGAGCTTTAATATCGGCTCGGGCGCAATGGTCGTAGCGATCTCGATCTGGCCCCCTTGTTCTTTAGAGGGAGGACCGGCTCGAGCGCGCAGTAATTTATTGGCTTTATTTGATTTTTCAGTGAGCTTTATTCTCGGCTCGGGCGTAATGGTCGTAGCGATCTCGATCTGGCCCCCTTGTTCTTTAGAGGGAGGACCGGATCGAGCGTGAAAAACTGGATCGAGTATTTCACTTACCGCTCGCTGCTCCAAACGCTGCTGGCGCTGACGGCGAGAATCGATAGCAGGATCAATGATGATGCCGGTGCTAGCACTACCCAATAGCTGCGTTCTATGTAGGGCATACCTTCGGAAAGGATGCGGCCCCATTCTGGGCTAGGTGGCATGGCTCCTAAACCAAGGAAACCGAGTGAAGCGAGGGCAAGGGCAATGCCCGGTACACGTAACATGGCGTGGCGTAGTAGTGGCTTAAATACCGCTGGAAGTAAGTAGAACAGATTACGTCTCACTGGGCCGACCCCAATCAGCGGGAGCATCTGCATGTAAGTGCGTGCTTTTACTTCTGTGGTTAGAGAGGCAGCGTGCGCGGCGATGGGCGCCCAACTCACCAAAACCACCGCCAAACTTGCGCCCCAGATTCCGGCACCATAAATTGCCACAATCAATAACCCAGTGATCACCGGCGGCAGCGCATTGGCAATCTCAATTGGTCCCGCCATAAGGCGAGGGAACTGGCCGACAACAAAACCAATCACCAAACAAATTAGAGCGATTAATATAGCGAGAAAACAGGTATAAAAACTGCCATGAGCGACACGCGCGAGAATGTCGCGTCCCATAGAATCGGCACCAAACGGCAGTGCAAATGAGGGAGGGGCCAGGCGCATATGTTCGATGGCAAAAGGGTCGCGCGGTAAACCAAACACAATTATCACCACCAGTAACCCAAGACAAAACCAAGGAATGTATCGTGCTGCGCCGGTCACTTGGATGCTACTTTCCTTCGGTTGCGGCAATGCCCCTTGGCGCAGTGCACGACCTAGAATCAGCGCTTTAATGATGTTAACTAGAATACCGACGCCAAAGGCGAGTGACAAAATCAGCAAAATACCCAATTGTAATGTCGGTACATCTTTAGCAATGGCGGCGCCAAGGGTGGCTCGGCCAATGCCAGGAATAGCAAACACTTTTTCTACCGCAATCGCGCCACCAGTAAGTGACACCACCACTAAACCAACCAAAGGAAGAATGGTGGCGAGTGCTCGTTTAAGCACGGCAAAAGTAATGTGGCGGCGACTAATACCAGCCACGCTCCAAGTCGCAACCCAAGATTCAGTGAACACTTGCGCAATGGTATCGGAGAGTAAGCGACCTAAATAACCACCAGCCGGAATCGCCATCGACAGCGCAGGTAACACCGCATAGTGAAATCCTTTCCAACCAAATGGCGGAAACCAACGTAACCATACTGCACCGATAAGCAGCAATACCGAAGCAAGCAAAAACTCGGGTAGTGCTGTGAACATGACCGCAACTACCCCTTGGCTACGGTGTGCTTGACCGCGCAGCCCATAACGAATGGTCGGAAGTGCAAGTGTTAGTGCAATAATCACCGCGCCACAAAAAGCAAGTCCCATCAGTGTCAGAGAGACACTGGCAGCATTGAGCATGCCGTCCAAAACGGGGCGACCAGACACCCAAGAAATGCCGGGGTCTCCGTGCAGTAAACCGTGTAACCACTGCGTCATTAACGCCCAAGGCCCTTGATCCAATCCTAATGAGGCACGAATGGCATTGAGTGTCTCTTCACTTGGGTTTTGCTCCGCTGAGCGAGCACGGAGCAAAGCAAGCGCGGGATCT encodes the following:
- a CDS encoding ABC transporter permease subunit; translated protein: MKRLFIRPIAAWSSLISLGSRIATMVGVVMLVALLPWLSGQDPALALLRARSAEQNPSEETLNAIRASLGLDQGPWALMTQWLHGLLHGDPGISWVSGRPVLDGMLNAASVSLTLMGLAFCGAVIIALTLALPTIRYGLRGQAHRSQGVVAVMFTALPEFLLASVLLLIGAVWLRWFPPFGWKGFHYAVLPALSMAIPAGGYLGRLLSDTIAQVFTESWVATWSVAGISRRHITFAVLKRALATILPLVGLVVVSLTGGAIAVEKVFAIPGIGRATLGAAIAKDVPTLQLGILLILSLAFGVGILVNIIKALILGRALRQGALPQPKESSIQVTGAARYIPWFCLGLLVVIIVFGLPRDPFAIEHMRLAPPSFALPFGADSMGRDILARVAHGSFYTCFLAILIALICLVIGFVVGQFPRLMAGPIEIANALPPVITGLLIVAIYGAGIWGASLAVVLVSWAPIAAHAASLTTEVKARTYMQMLPLIGVGPVRRNLFYLLPAVFKPLLRHAMLRVPGIALALASLGFLGLGAMPPSPEWGRILSEGMPYIERSYWVVLAPASSLILLSILAVSASSVWSSER